In a single window of the Actinomycetota bacterium genome:
- a CDS encoding adenylate/guanylate cyclase domain-containing protein — protein sequence MGVSRRTELPAGTVTLMLTDIEGSTRLLAKLGAEEYGRQLVAHRDLVRAILLANQGVEVDTEGDAFFVAFSRAPDAAKAARDIHRAMEGSPIRLRIGLHTGHPELAGGGYIGMDVHMAARICAAGHGGQTVLSEPAHHLGGSPGRDLGMHRLKDFPQPVRLYQLELDEFPPIRTLKLSNLPAPVSPLLGRARELQELTELAQAHRLLTLTGPGGIGKTRLALELASRLAGVHEHGVWWVPLEGVPEPGLVVAAVSDSLGMSGRLDDYLATRNLLLVLDNIEHLIDAAPDLSGLLERAPGLRLIVTSRQRLALDAEQEYPIAPLDQREAAELFRERARRVRPGFELDAAAEEICERLDRLPLALELAATRVKLMTPEQILGRLERRLDFLAGAGRDRSQRQLTMRAAIGWSYELLDPEEQRCFRALGAFPSTFDVDAAEAVCTADLEAIASLVDKSLLQQTEPGRFSLLATTRDYALEQLDSAGEAAEVSRRHSEWFLGLVQTASRSLGSSEWGAWVARLRVEADNLRAAMTWALDFDVDAAAHASSVLTQVWYTRGHFAEPTVWLRRLLARRAELDYATEMAALVRYANGLFFCNQFEDAEVAAREVFELAIQTDDWPSAGSAENVLGCVLWARGDVAGSVDAHKRALELHRRADDKMGVARSLHMLGERLRDYGDLDSATSAILESIDLKRLLGDEPGVVFSLHSLADTTLDEGALKEAARRYVEAMRRALELRDERGITYCVAGLASVAARAGEHQTAATLWARAEQDEERLGFRILHVERARYEAAIAPILSDPAFVPAEDCALDEVIDSLIDVLGDR from the coding sequence ATGGGGGTGAGTCGGCGCACGGAACTTCCCGCTGGGACTGTCACGCTGATGCTGACGGACATCGAGGGCTCGACGCGGCTGCTCGCCAAGCTGGGGGCCGAGGAGTACGGAAGACAGCTGGTCGCACACCGCGACTTGGTCCGTGCCATCCTGCTGGCGAACCAGGGCGTAGAGGTCGACACGGAAGGGGACGCCTTCTTCGTGGCGTTCTCCCGCGCGCCCGACGCCGCGAAGGCCGCACGGGACATCCACCGTGCAATGGAGGGCTCCCCGATCCGACTGCGGATCGGCCTCCACACAGGACATCCGGAGCTCGCCGGCGGCGGCTACATCGGCATGGACGTGCACATGGCGGCGCGTATCTGTGCGGCCGGCCACGGCGGACAGACCGTCCTGTCCGAGCCCGCGCACCACCTGGGCGGGTCGCCGGGTCGCGACCTGGGCATGCACCGGCTCAAGGACTTCCCGCAGCCCGTCCGCCTCTACCAGCTCGAGCTGGACGAGTTCCCGCCCATCCGGACGTTGAAGCTGTCGAACCTTCCGGCCCCCGTCTCGCCTCTGCTGGGTCGGGCGCGTGAGCTTCAGGAGCTGACTGAGCTGGCGCAGGCACACCGGCTGCTCACGCTCACCGGCCCGGGTGGCATCGGCAAGACGCGGCTGGCGCTGGAACTGGCGAGCCGGCTGGCCGGCGTTCATGAGCATGGAGTGTGGTGGGTACCACTGGAGGGAGTGCCGGAGCCTGGTCTGGTGGTGGCTGCCGTTTCCGATTCCCTCGGAATGTCCGGACGTCTGGACGACTACCTGGCGACCCGGAACCTCCTCCTGGTCCTGGACAACATCGAGCACCTCATTGACGCTGCGCCGGATCTGTCCGGGTTGCTCGAAAGGGCGCCGGGGCTACGGCTCATCGTCACCAGCCGCCAAAGGCTGGCTCTCGACGCGGAGCAGGAGTATCCGATCGCGCCGCTCGACCAGCGCGAAGCCGCTGAGCTGTTCCGGGAGAGGGCGCGCCGGGTCAGACCCGGGTTCGAGCTGGACGCGGCGGCAGAGGAGATCTGCGAGCGGCTGGACCGGCTGCCGCTTGCGCTGGAGCTGGCGGCGACGCGAGTGAAGCTCATGACCCCCGAGCAGATTCTCGGCCGGCTGGAGCGCCGACTCGACTTTTTGGCGGGGGCCGGGCGGGATAGGTCGCAGCGCCAGTTGACGATGCGCGCCGCCATTGGATGGAGCTACGAGCTGCTGGACCCCGAGGAGCAGCGGTGCTTCCGCGCGCTTGGCGCGTTTCCGTCCACCTTCGACGTCGATGCGGCGGAGGCGGTGTGCACCGCCGACCTCGAGGCGATCGCTTCGCTCGTGGACAAGAGCCTGCTTCAGCAGACGGAGCCCGGCCGGTTCTCGCTGCTTGCCACTACGCGCGACTACGCACTCGAGCAGCTCGACTCTGCCGGCGAGGCGGCCGAGGTAAGCCGGCGGCATTCCGAGTGGTTCCTCGGCCTCGTGCAGACAGCTTCTAGAAGCCTCGGCTCATCGGAGTGGGGAGCCTGGGTAGCGCGGCTGCGCGTCGAGGCGGACAATCTTCGCGCCGCGATGACTTGGGCTCTCGATTTCGATGTTGACGCTGCCGCCCACGCGAGCAGCGTCCTGACGCAGGTTTGGTACACGCGCGGACACTTCGCCGAGCCAACCGTCTGGCTCAGGAGGCTGCTGGCACGACGAGCGGAGCTGGACTACGCCACCGAAATGGCGGCGCTGGTCCGATATGCAAACGGCTTGTTCTTCTGCAACCAGTTCGAGGACGCGGAGGTAGCCGCGCGGGAGGTCTTCGAACTGGCCATCCAGACAGACGATTGGCCGTCGGCAGGGTCAGCGGAGAACGTCCTCGGGTGCGTCTTGTGGGCGCGCGGCGACGTGGCCGGGTCGGTTGATGCGCATAAACGGGCACTCGAGCTGCACCGCAGGGCGGACGACAAGATGGGCGTGGCCCGAAGCCTTCACATGCTCGGCGAGAGGCTACGCGACTATGGCGATCTCGACTCGGCAACATCCGCGATCCTGGAGTCGATTGACCTCAAGCGGCTTCTGGGCGATGAACCTGGCGTTGTGTTTTCTCTCCACAGCTTGGCCGATACAACTCTGGACGAAGGGGCGCTGAAGGAGGCCGCGAGGAGATACGTCGAGGCGATGAGGCGGGCGTTGGAACTCCGGGACGAGAGGGGCATCACATACTGCGTCGCGGGGCTGGCGTCGGTGGCCGCGCGGGCCGGCGAGCACCAGACGGCGGCAACGCTGTGGGCCCGCGCCGAACAGGACGAGGAGCGGCTTGGCTTCCGGATTCTCCACGTCGAGCGCGCTCGTTACGAAGCAGCCATCGCGCCTATCTTGTCGGACCCCGCCTT
- a CDS encoding crosslink repair DNA glycosylase YcaQ family protein, with amino-acid sequence MIRVGAAQILAFRARATHLHERLARTSLVEAARGGLQDSAPRAAVISLHARVRDVEPSAWEDPALAQIWGPRGADYVIPREDLAVFTLGRMPRDPDAQAGLERIADDVHRVLEGRTREPRVVDEALPHLGHSTRAAAITGRVLIRWDASRIWLIPAERPEADAEEARLELARRFLRWLGPQTKDRFTWWSGVDPKDATATWRALSGELAGVEVEGVKRFVLESDRQALVGAEPLRGVRLIPHSDPYIKTDGHLAVEDEAKRFEVFPQPKVKPDFWPVSGAVVVDGRIVGSWARQQRRVTVNPWEPMDPRTKGEVEQEALTIPVAASSRPQVRWAV; translated from the coding sequence TTGATCCGGGTCGGAGCCGCACAGATCCTCGCGTTCCGCGCGCGTGCCACGCACCTGCACGAAAGGCTCGCGCGGACCTCGCTGGTGGAGGCCGCCAGGGGAGGGCTCCAGGACAGCGCGCCGCGTGCCGCGGTCATCTCCCTGCACGCGCGCGTCCGGGACGTCGAGCCGTCGGCCTGGGAGGACCCGGCCCTCGCGCAGATCTGGGGGCCCCGGGGCGCCGACTACGTGATCCCGCGCGAGGACCTGGCAGTCTTCACGCTCGGACGCATGCCGCGCGACCCCGATGCGCAAGCCGGGCTGGAGCGGATCGCGGACGACGTCCACCGGGTTCTCGAAGGCCGGACTAGGGAGCCGCGCGTCGTCGACGAAGCGCTGCCCCACCTGGGTCACTCCACCCGCGCCGCTGCGATCACGGGTCGCGTGCTCATCCGGTGGGACGCGAGCAGGATCTGGCTGATCCCGGCGGAGCGTCCGGAGGCCGACGCGGAGGAGGCGCGGCTCGAGCTGGCACGACGGTTCCTTCGGTGGCTCGGCCCCCAGACGAAGGACCGCTTCACGTGGTGGTCGGGCGTTGATCCAAAGGACGCGACGGCGACGTGGCGAGCGCTGTCCGGGGAGCTGGCCGGGGTGGAGGTGGAGGGCGTGAAGCGGTTCGTCCTGGAGTCCGACCGCCAGGCGCTCGTGGGGGCCGAGCCCCTGCGGGGGGTCCGGCTCATCCCGCACAGCGACCCCTACATCAAGACGGATGGGCACCTGGCCGTGGAGGACGAAGCAAAGCGGTTCGAGGTGTTTCCACAGCCGAAGGTAAAGCCGGACTTCTGGCCGGTCTCCGGTGCCGTCGTAGTGGACGGACGCATTGTCGGCTCGTGGGCGCGACAGCAACGGCGTGTGACCGTGAACCCGTGGGAGCCGATGGACCCCCGCACTAAAGGGGAGGTCGAGCAGGAGGCGCTGACGATCCCGGTTGCCGCGTCCTCGCGCCCGCAGGTGCGCTGGGCTGTGTAG
- a CDS encoding GNAT family protein, translating to MEQLELRFELIAGDWEDLARWISSEQWPFHLRTQPTFDDVLEQAGRGNFASEEVRSFWVLQTPGPAAGFLRIFDIGDVTPLFDLRVRRSDRGQGVGTAALRWATSHVFETLHEANRFAGYTRHDNVAMRRVFERCGFTPEAHHREAWRTDSGELVDCVGYAILRREWEETVEASTPAASKCPDERAT from the coding sequence TTGGAGCAACTCGAGCTGCGATTCGAACTGATCGCCGGTGACTGGGAGGATCTCGCCCGGTGGATCTCCAGTGAGCAGTGGCCGTTCCACCTCCGCACGCAACCGACCTTCGACGACGTCCTGGAGCAGGCGGGACGGGGCAACTTCGCATCCGAGGAGGTCCGCTCGTTCTGGGTGTTGCAGACACCAGGACCGGCCGCAGGGTTCTTACGCATCTTTGACATCGGCGACGTGACTCCACTGTTCGACCTTCGGGTCAGGAGATCGGACAGGGGACAAGGCGTCGGTACGGCCGCGCTGCGATGGGCCACGAGTCACGTCTTCGAGACGCTCCATGAGGCCAACCGCTTTGCGGGGTACACGCGCCACGACAACGTGGCGATGCGTCGCGTGTTTGAGCGCTGCGGCTTCACCCCCGAAGCCCACCACCGCGAGGCGTGGAGAACCGACTCAGGAGAGTTGGTCGATTGCGTCGGCTATGCGATCCTCAGACGCGAGTGGGAGGAGACCGTCGAAGCGAGCACCCCGGCGGCCTCCAAGTGTCCGGATGAGCGGGCTACTTGA